A window from Schistosoma haematobium chromosome 1, whole genome shotgun sequence encodes these proteins:
- a CDS encoding hypothetical protein (EggNog:ENOG41KOG1178~COG:I), producing the protein MPQSTVQLKSPLLHTLLENLTQSSICTSTAIWHVPNPVNFICQYNDNSFDNKNNLFTDISTNNHNCFNKNLQKYEEKQQITNDYEQQLQWSNEEIHSNQESNEIYTMTFLKLNNAANRVAMNLANYLERKWSSITNKINKTQLNQHSSSIDQPIEFRNQSDTVIALFMPPGIDRIVVQIACMKLHLAYMPLDRNVPAGRISQILNKLKPILILIAKDYYDYIYDDKINKNYHDNITSSIDNNNNNNKSILLKKFSFNDFIIGNLNELKITFQSFDVKIYEYIKLMKLSKYYSRSDIYTASIPIRVCLFPFESDPVVLVLFTSGSTNSCPKPVKLRTTQMFNRLEWQWDSTSDMDLPNFESATCNSNVSVRRIGLAKTAWGFVDAFTELFSCLLAGIPVVVPGGSACPSEKSVTDVQQLINLTKHFKISHITTVPTQMNLWLKQLRLKPKEIVTSHLSSLRTVIVSGDIVHPKMACEFFQLFKNPEMRLINLYGTTEVAGDVTGLVFRSEIDVMKHTKVVPYGLERENNESGKPVLSVGTAIQGTAIFIVQNNDDDHLRHEKDDENQPDKWSNPSLSIIGSVDQKPNWDKFPFKLLPKGHIGHVCILGQQVSDSASSCQRIEALPEDLDCVDTNKRKSDVESCENNSSKEISVFMPGDLGFIDPQTNHLYICGRTNELIKINGIRFHANDIDNLFIELKKNWKAKNMIGCTREELLVNKVSETVTLTIQTVHGRDLKLVCFYVLHMNENRNTMNIEPKENHDKLEDLPKQDDFIAVFSHYLPPYLSPTFINIDHIPLMRTSGKVDKEYLRQYYYSKHYCEISEITKVLQPGWVNDPVKHMTENNNSTSDQSFGKSSRDFKLSRDRERARKVLAEVLGIRGPNGDVIPGKPKDDEDFYLLGGDSLLTVLATEQLRQLGFNVNLDVFTKTGKIGSILTNLQNTESDFLKTQEPFTSDPWTVNKISMNKILKKSHTCNLINRIPLVEDECCLSPTICPQGSYEIFIEQWNDGNFSVTERHEIVDVLVNAFIEKDRLSHALKLDRTDLTEAIEVFLNAHKSNPGIVLTARYYYENPYEHTFVKNKLVGVIISLPAKHVPLLHQTPKLALIQQFFDECSNEDQFEDISMDNLLATQMVAITSQSPYSKSKYLQYMLSNWKKISLKLLTRLERDLLRIAAKQAASVNKVYFLSGCYNLSKFNEIKILAPELRYTIPSTLLTFKNSMSMILRNIMKGIYTISQFSKMVKY; encoded by the exons ATGCCCCAGTCAACTGTTCAATTAAAAAGTCCACTACTTCATACATTATTAGAAAATTTAACTCAATCATCAATTTGTACTTCTACAGCAATATGGCATGTTCCAAATCCTGTAAATTTTATATGTcaatataatgataattcatttgataataaaaacaacTTGTTTACTGATATCTCAACCAATAATcataattgttttaataaaaatttacaaaaatatgAGGAAAAACAACAAATTACCAATGATTATGAACAACAGTTACAATGGTCAAATGAAGAGATTCATTCAAATCAAGAATCTAATGAAATTTATACAAtgacatttttaaaattaaataatgcaGCAAATCGTGTAGCAATGAATTTAGCTAATTATTTAGAACGTAAATGGTCAAGTATAaccaataaaatcaataaaactcAATTAAATCAACATAGTTCATCAATAGATCAACCAATTGAGTTTAGAAATCAATCAGATACAGTGATTGCATTATTTATGCCTCCAGGAATAGATCGTATTGTAGTTCAA aTTGCATGTATGAAATTACATTTAGCATATATGCCACTTGATCGTAATGTCCCAGCTGGACGTATTTcacaaattttaaataaattaaaacctattttaattttaattgctaaagattattatgattatatatatgacgataaaatcaataaaaattatcatGATAATATCACATCatctattgataataataataataataataaatcaatattattgaaaaaattttcatttaatgattttataattggtaatttaaatgaattaaaaattacatttcaatcatttgatgtaaaaatatatgaatatattaaattaatgaaattatcaaaatattattctaGATCAGATATTTATACTGCATCTATTCCAATTAGAGTTTGTTTATTTCCATTTGAATCAGATCCAGTTGTATTGGTATTATTCACTTCAGGAAG tACAAACTCTTGTCCAAAACCCGTAAAACTTAGAACAACTCAAATGTTTAATCGCTTGGAGTGGCAGTGGGACTCAACTTCAGATATGGATTTGCCGAACTTCGAAAGTGCTACATGTAACTCAAATGTATCAGTTAGGCGCATTGGTTTAGCGAAAACGGCTTGGGGTTTCGTTGATGCATTTACTGAGTTATTCAGCTGTCTTTTAGCTGGGATACCGGTAGTTGTTCCTGGTGGATCAGCTTGTCCAAGTGAAAAGTCAGTAACTGATGTCCAGCAACTGATCAACCTTACCAAACACTTTAAAATTAGTCATATTACTACAGTTCCTACCCAAATGAACCTGTGGTTAAAACAATTACGTTTGAAACCAAAAGAAATAGTAACAAGTCACCTGTCCAGTTTGCGAACAGTGATTGTTAGTGGTGATATAGTTCATCCCAAAATGGCTTGTGAATTCTTTCAGTTATTCAAAAACCCAGAAATGCGACTAATAAATCTATACGGTACAACTGAGGTAGCTGGCGACGTAACTGGCTTAGTATTTCGTAGTGAAATAGACGTGATGAAGCACACAAAAGTTGTACCATATGGTTTAGAAAGGGAAAATAATGAATCTGGAAAACCAGTATTATCCGTTGGTACTGCAATTCAAGGAACAGCTATTTTCATAGTTcagaataatgatgatgatcatcTTCGTCACGAAAAAGACGACGAAAATCAGCCAGACAAGTGGTCTAATCCATCATTATCGATTATTGGATCAGTAGACCAAAAACCTAACTGGGATAAATTTCCGTTTAAACTTTTGCCTAAAGGACATATTGGTCATGTATGCATACTTGGACAACAGGTTTCCGACAGTGCAAGTAGCTGTCAACGTATTGAGGCTTTGCCAGAAGACTTGGATTGTGTGGATACAAACAAGCGCAAGTCAGATGTAGAGTCATGTGAAAATAACAGTTCAAAAGAAATTAGTGTGTTTATGCCAGGAGATTTAGGATTTATTGATCCTCAAACCAATCACTTATACATATGTGGTCGAACTAATGAATTAATCAAAATCAATGGAATAAGATTTCATGCAAATGATATAGATAAtctatttattgaattaaagaagaactggaaagCTAAAAATATGATAGGCTGTACTAGAGAAGAACTACTTGTAAATAAAGTTTCAGAAACAGTTACATTAACAATACAAACTGTACATGGACGTGATTTAAAACTAGTATGCTTTTATGTACTTCATATGAATGAGAATCGAAACACAATGAATATTGAGCCCAAAGAAAATCATGATAAATTAGAAGATCTACCTAAACAAGATGATTTTATTGCCGTATTTAGTCATTATTTACCACCATATTTGTCACCTACCTTCATAAAT ATTGACCATATTCCACTAATGAGAACTAGTGGGAAAGTTGACAAAGAGTATTTACGCCAGTATTATTACTCTAAACATTAttgtgaaatttctgaaataacGAAAGTTCTACAACCTGGTTGGGTAAATGATCCAGTAAAACATATgacagaaaataataatagtacatcTGACCAGTCATTTGGTAAAAGTTCAAGAGATTTTAAGTTAAGTAGAGATCGAGAACGTGCAAGAAAAGTTCTAGCTGAAGTACTTGGGATTCGTGGACCAAATGGTGATGTTATACCTGGTAAACCAAAAGATGACGAAGATTTTTATTTACTTGGAGGTGATTCTTTACTG aCTGTCTTAGCCACAGAACAATTAAGACAGCTTGGATTTAATGTAAATCTTGATGTATTCACTAAGACAGGAAAGATTGGGTCGATTTTAACAAATCTTCAAAATACCGAATCGGATTTTCTAAAAACTCAGGAGCCATTCACCTCGGATCCATGGACAGTGAACAAAATTTCGATgaataaaattttgaaaaaatcgCATACATGTAATTTGATTAATCGAATACCACTGGTGGAAGATGAATGTTGTTTATCACCC ACAATCTGTCCTCAGGGTAGCTACGAGATTTTTATTGAACAGTGGAATGATGGAAATTTTAGTGTAACTGAGAGACATGAAATTGTCGATGTTTTAGTTAATGCATTTATTGAAAAAGACCGGTTGTCTCATGCACTAAAATTGGATCGGACAGATTTAACAGAAGCGATTGAAGTATTCCTGAATGCTCATAAATCTAATCCAGGGATCGTATTGACAGCGAGATATTATTACGAGAATCCATATGAACACACGtttgtaaaaaataaattagttggTGTCATAATCAGTCTTCCAGCTAAGCATGTTCCTCTGCTTCACCAAACACCAAAACTAGCATTAATTCAACAATTTTTTGACGAGTGTAGTAATGAAGACCAATTTGAAGATATTTCGATGGATAATTTACTTGCTACTCAAATGGTTGCCATTACATCTCAATCCCCATACagtaaatcaaaatatttacagTACATGTTATCTAACTGGAAGAAAATATCACTGAAACTATTGACCAGATTAGAAAGAGATTTGCTGAGAATTGCTGCTAAACAGG
- a CDS encoding hypothetical protein (EggNog:ENOG41KOG1178~COG:I): MPLDRNVPAGRISQILNKLKPILILIAKDYYDYIYDDKINKNYHDNITSSIDNNNNNNKSILLKKFSFNDFIIGNLNELKITFQSFDVKIYEYIKLMKLSKYYSRSDIYTASIPIRVCLFPFESDPVVLVLFTSGSTNSCPKPVKLRTTQMFNRLEWQWDSTSDMDLPNFESATCNSNVSVRRIGLAKTAWGFVDAFTELFSCLLAGIPVVVPGGSACPSEKSVTDVQQLINLTKHFKISHITTVPTQMNLWLKQLRLKPKEIVTSHLSSLRTVIVSGDIVHPKMACEFFQLFKNPEMRLINLYGTTEVAGDVTGLVFRSEIDVMKHTKVVPYGLERENNESGKPVLSVGTAIQGTAIFIVQNNDDDHLRHEKDDENQPDKWSNPSLSIIGSVDQKPNWDKFPFKLLPKGHIGHVCILGQQVSDSASSCQRIEALPEDLDCVDTNKRKSDVESCENNSSKEISVFMPGDLGFIDPQTNHLYICGRTNELIKINGIRFHANDIDNLFIELKKNWKAKNMIGCTREELLVNKVSETVTLTIQTVHGRDLKLVCFYVLHMNENRNTMNIEPKENHDKLEDLPKQDDFIAVFSHYLPPYLSPTFINIDHIPLMRTSGKVDKEYLRQYYYSKHYCEISEITKVLQPGWVNDPVKHMTENNNSTSDQSFGKSSRDFKLSRDRERARKVLAEVLGIRGPNGDVIPGKPKDDEDFYLLGGDSLLTVLATEQLRQLGFNVNLDVFTKTGKIGSILTNLQNTESDFLKTQEPFTSDPWTVNKISMNKILKKSHTCNLINRIPLVEDECCLSPTICPQGSYEIFIEQWNDGNFSVTERHEIVDVLVNAFIEKDRLSHALKLDRTDLTEAIEVFLNAHKSNPGIVLTARYYYENPYEHTFVKNKLVGVIISLPAKHVPLLHQTPKLALIQQFFDECSNEDQFEDISMDNLLATQMVAITSQSPYSKSKYLQYMLSNWKKISLKLLTRLERDLLRIAAKQGYLGVITFNTNEVTEEVCSQLGYKVIQTTMLKSFMNKENLLLLPQYERIRCSYMIKELIPPPKRNMN; the protein is encoded by the exons ATGCCACTTGATCGTAATGTCCCAGCTGGACGTATTTcacaaattttaaataaattaaaacctattttaattttaattgctaaagattattatgattatatatatgacgataaaatcaataaaaattatcatGATAATATCACATCatctattgataataataataataataataaatcaatattattgaaaaaattttcatttaatgattttataattggtaatttaaatgaattaaaaattacatttcaatcatttgatgtaaaaatatatgaatatattaaattaatgaaattatcaaaatattattctaGATCAGATATTTATACTGCATCTATTCCAATTAGAGTTTGTTTATTTCCATTTGAATCAGATCCAGTTGTATTGGTATTATTCACTTCAGGAAG tACAAACTCTTGTCCAAAACCCGTAAAACTTAGAACAACTCAAATGTTTAATCGCTTGGAGTGGCAGTGGGACTCAACTTCAGATATGGATTTGCCGAACTTCGAAAGTGCTACATGTAACTCAAATGTATCAGTTAGGCGCATTGGTTTAGCGAAAACGGCTTGGGGTTTCGTTGATGCATTTACTGAGTTATTCAGCTGTCTTTTAGCTGGGATACCGGTAGTTGTTCCTGGTGGATCAGCTTGTCCAAGTGAAAAGTCAGTAACTGATGTCCAGCAACTGATCAACCTTACCAAACACTTTAAAATTAGTCATATTACTACAGTTCCTACCCAAATGAACCTGTGGTTAAAACAATTACGTTTGAAACCAAAAGAAATAGTAACAAGTCACCTGTCCAGTTTGCGAACAGTGATTGTTAGTGGTGATATAGTTCATCCCAAAATGGCTTGTGAATTCTTTCAGTTATTCAAAAACCCAGAAATGCGACTAATAAATCTATACGGTACAACTGAGGTAGCTGGCGACGTAACTGGCTTAGTATTTCGTAGTGAAATAGACGTGATGAAGCACACAAAAGTTGTACCATATGGTTTAGAAAGGGAAAATAATGAATCTGGAAAACCAGTATTATCCGTTGGTACTGCAATTCAAGGAACAGCTATTTTCATAGTTcagaataatgatgatgatcatcTTCGTCACGAAAAAGACGACGAAAATCAGCCAGACAAGTGGTCTAATCCATCATTATCGATTATTGGATCAGTAGACCAAAAACCTAACTGGGATAAATTTCCGTTTAAACTTTTGCCTAAAGGACATATTGGTCATGTATGCATACTTGGACAACAGGTTTCCGACAGTGCAAGTAGCTGTCAACGTATTGAGGCTTTGCCAGAAGACTTGGATTGTGTGGATACAAACAAGCGCAAGTCAGATGTAGAGTCATGTGAAAATAACAGTTCAAAAGAAATTAGTGTGTTTATGCCAGGAGATTTAGGATTTATTGATCCTCAAACCAATCACTTATACATATGTGGTCGAACTAATGAATTAATCAAAATCAATGGAATAAGATTTCATGCAAATGATATAGATAAtctatttattgaattaaagaagaactggaaagCTAAAAATATGATAGGCTGTACTAGAGAAGAACTACTTGTAAATAAAGTTTCAGAAACAGTTACATTAACAATACAAACTGTACATGGACGTGATTTAAAACTAGTATGCTTTTATGTACTTCATATGAATGAGAATCGAAACACAATGAATATTGAGCCCAAAGAAAATCATGATAAATTAGAAGATCTACCTAAACAAGATGATTTTATTGCCGTATTTAGTCATTATTTACCACCATATTTGTCACCTACCTTCATAAAT ATTGACCATATTCCACTAATGAGAACTAGTGGGAAAGTTGACAAAGAGTATTTACGCCAGTATTATTACTCTAAACATTAttgtgaaatttctgaaataacGAAAGTTCTACAACCTGGTTGGGTAAATGATCCAGTAAAACATATgacagaaaataataatagtacatcTGACCAGTCATTTGGTAAAAGTTCAAGAGATTTTAAGTTAAGTAGAGATCGAGAACGTGCAAGAAAAGTTCTAGCTGAAGTACTTGGGATTCGTGGACCAAATGGTGATGTTATACCTGGTAAACCAAAAGATGACGAAGATTTTTATTTACTTGGAGGTGATTCTTTACTG aCTGTCTTAGCCACAGAACAATTAAGACAGCTTGGATTTAATGTAAATCTTGATGTATTCACTAAGACAGGAAAGATTGGGTCGATTTTAACAAATCTTCAAAATACCGAATCGGATTTTCTAAAAACTCAGGAGCCATTCACCTCGGATCCATGGACAGTGAACAAAATTTCGATgaataaaattttgaaaaaatcgCATACATGTAATTTGATTAATCGAATACCACTGGTGGAAGATGAATGTTGTTTATCACCC ACAATCTGTCCTCAGGGTAGCTACGAGATTTTTATTGAACAGTGGAATGATGGAAATTTTAGTGTAACTGAGAGACATGAAATTGTCGATGTTTTAGTTAATGCATTTATTGAAAAAGACCGGTTGTCTCATGCACTAAAATTGGATCGGACAGATTTAACAGAAGCGATTGAAGTATTCCTGAATGCTCATAAATCTAATCCAGGGATCGTATTGACAGCGAGATATTATTACGAGAATCCATATGAACACACGtttgtaaaaaataaattagttggTGTCATAATCAGTCTTCCAGCTAAGCATGTTCCTCTGCTTCACCAAACACCAAAACTAGCATTAATTCAACAATTTTTTGACGAGTGTAGTAATGAAGACCAATTTGAAGATATTTCGATGGATAATTTACTTGCTACTCAAATGGTTGCCATTACATCTCAATCCCCATACagtaaatcaaaatatttacagTACATGTTATCTAACTGGAAGAAAATATCACTGAAACTATTGACCAGATTAGAAAGAGATTTGCTGAGAATTGCTGCTAAACAGGGTTATTTAGGTGTCATAACCTTCAATACAAATGAAGTGACTGAA